A portion of the Eubacterium maltosivorans genome contains these proteins:
- a CDS encoding DUF6096 family protein, with product MSGLYGLDNEMNIEASNTGFEEVKQEPEKPKRKPFHYWRVSGKDYKLKLTTAMIGRLESKYRTNMLTLVSDGGIPPLSIMLTIIQAAIAPWEHGIAYQDVQKLYDRWLEEGGNQMELFTEVLMPTLAVSGFFTEKQAASMMENLKDVDELL from the coding sequence ATGAGTGGTTTATACGGATTAGATAACGAAATGAACATTGAAGCATCAAATACTGGTTTTGAGGAAGTTAAACAGGAACCGGAAAAGCCAAAGCGGAAGCCCTTTCATTATTGGCGGGTAAGCGGCAAAGACTACAAGCTGAAGCTGACCACGGCCATGATCGGGAGGCTGGAAAGCAAATACCGCACCAACATGCTGACCCTGGTTTCAGATGGCGGTATCCCGCCACTTTCCATCATGTTGACCATTATCCAGGCAGCCATTGCGCCCTGGGAACACGGGATTGCTTATCAGGATGTCCAAAAGCTGTATGATCGATGGCTGGAGGAGGGCGGCAATCAGATGGAACTCTTTACCGAGGTACTCATGCCGACTCTGGCGGTTTCCGGTTTTTTTACCGAAAAACAGGCAGCGTCCATGATGGAAAACCTGAAAGATGTGGACGAGCTGCTGTAA
- a CDS encoding phage tail tube protein, with the protein MLANGAKLGFKKKGGATYTDLPGLKEIPEMGVEPEKVENTCLTDANKMYEQGIGDLPEMTYKFKYDNTKADSPYRVMREAQAAGEVLSFQETLKDGTATAYDAQVSVKRTGGGVNGVIEFELTMMVQSDLKFTDPTSGAGS; encoded by the coding sequence ATGTTAGCAAACGGAGCAAAACTAGGCTTCAAGAAAAAGGGCGGCGCTACCTATACCGACCTGCCCGGCTTGAAAGAAATCCCGGAAATGGGCGTTGAACCTGAAAAGGTGGAAAACACTTGTCTGACGGATGCCAATAAGATGTATGAACAGGGCATCGGCGACCTTCCGGAAATGACCTATAAATTCAAATATGATAACACAAAAGCCGATTCGCCTTACCGAGTCATGCGTGAGGCGCAGGCCGCTGGGGAGGTGCTGAGCTTTCAGGAAACCCTGAAAGATGGCACGGCCACTGCCTACGATGCCCAGGTGTCGGTGAAACGCACAGGCGGCGGCGTGAACGGCGTCATCGAATTTGAGTTAACCATGATGGTGCAGAGCGATTTGAAATTTACCGACCCCACAAGCGGGGCAGGAAGTTAA
- a CDS encoding HK97-gp10 family putative phage morphogenesis protein, with product MILGALELEKKLRTLSEMELRQGIEKGISLVQEDAKANCPVHDGELRESIFTAVENKDGKIRGTCYTNKQYAPYVEFGTGPKGQADHDGISPDVAVSYSQTGWWIHESQIGRDVAERYRFFHIDTENGRFYKCYGQAAQPFMYPALKNNEDAILAIIARFAKEQL from the coding sequence ATGATTCTGGGGGCGTTAGAGCTTGAAAAGAAGCTGAGGACACTGTCTGAAATGGAGCTGCGGCAAGGCATTGAAAAAGGGATTTCCCTTGTCCAGGAGGACGCAAAGGCCAATTGCCCGGTGCACGACGGCGAACTGAGAGAAAGTATCTTTACAGCGGTAGAAAACAAAGACGGCAAGATTCGAGGGACCTGCTACACCAACAAACAATATGCGCCCTATGTCGAGTTCGGCACCGGCCCCAAAGGCCAGGCCGATCATGACGGCATCTCCCCGGATGTCGCAGTGTCCTACAGTCAAACCGGCTGGTGGATTCACGAAAGCCAGATCGGGCGGGATGTTGCTGAGCGTTATCGCTTTTTCCATATCGACACGGAAAACGGGCGCTTTTATAAGTGCTACGGCCAGGCGGCCCAGCCTTTTATGTACCCGGCGCTGAAGAACAATGAAGACGCCATTTTAGCGATCATCGCGCGATTTGCAAAGGAGCAGCTATGA
- a CDS encoding phage head-tail connector protein, translating into MTEAEKIKLLTGESDENLITVVLEDAESFVLGYTNRSKLIPALKKPVRDLAVIALNRMGTEGETGRSEGGERYSFDTAPKHIYVILNQYRLVRVGGKVYENQTQSSEDIPSPA; encoded by the coding sequence TTGACAGAGGCAGAAAAGATTAAGCTGCTGACAGGTGAGAGTGATGAAAATTTAATTACCGTCGTCCTGGAAGACGCAGAATCTTTTGTTCTCGGCTACACCAACCGGTCAAAACTGATTCCAGCATTGAAAAAGCCCGTGCGGGACTTGGCGGTGATCGCGCTGAACCGGATGGGCACAGAGGGTGAAACAGGCCGAAGTGAGGGCGGTGAGCGCTACAGCTTTGACACTGCCCCAAAGCATATATACGTTATTTTAAACCAATACCGTCTGGTCCGGGTGGGAGGAAAGGTCTATGAAAATCAAACGCAGTCGTCTGAAGACATACCATCACCGGCGTAA
- a CDS encoding Rho termination factor N-terminal domain-containing protein: MRLIRKNVERVAVTEAQIEKLKAQGFRPIGGDAAEADQADVDINTKTVAELKAIAKEKEIEGYSSLTKEELLAVLKGVV, from the coding sequence ATGAGACTGATTCGAAAGAACGTTGAGCGTGTCGCCGTTACAGAAGCTCAGATTGAAAAACTGAAAGCCCAGGGATTCCGGCCGATTGGCGGGGATGCCGCAGAGGCTGACCAGGCAGACGTAGACATCAACACAAAAACAGTGGCGGAATTAAAAGCCATTGCCAAAGAAAAAGAGATTGAAGGCTACTCAAGTCTGACGAAAGAGGAACTCCTGGCAGTCCTGAAAGGTGTGGTTTAG
- a CDS encoding DUF4355 domain-containing protein has translation MKYPNDERIPMNLQLFAEDAADNGGDGAGEGIDNAAGAESAPEDKPQEKPPKTFEEILSNKDYQAEFDRRVQKALETQRSKLEVLFDEKATEAEKLAKMTEKEKAQYLQQKKEKEMADREAAITKRELAAEAKNTLAEKKLPVSLAEVLNYSDADACKQSIEAVEKAFKEAVEASVEERLKGDKPLKKAPSQDDTDLAKQVENLMMGKV, from the coding sequence ATGAAATACCCAAACGATGAACGGATTCCCATGAATCTGCAGCTTTTCGCTGAGGACGCCGCCGACAATGGAGGGGACGGAGCAGGCGAAGGGATAGATAATGCAGCGGGCGCAGAAAGCGCTCCCGAAGACAAACCGCAGGAAAAGCCGCCAAAAACCTTTGAGGAAATTTTGAGCAATAAGGATTATCAAGCTGAGTTTGACCGAAGGGTACAGAAAGCTCTGGAAACGCAGCGTTCTAAGTTAGAGGTGCTCTTTGATGAAAAGGCCACCGAGGCCGAGAAACTGGCAAAAATGACTGAAAAGGAAAAGGCGCAGTACCTGCAGCAGAAAAAAGAAAAAGAGATGGCTGACCGAGAAGCCGCGATCACAAAACGCGAGCTGGCAGCAGAGGCAAAGAACACCCTGGCTGAGAAAAAGCTGCCGGTTAGTCTGGCAGAGGTGCTCAATTATTCGGACGCCGATGCCTGCAAACAATCCATTGAAGCCGTTGAAAAAGCATTTAAAGAGGCTGTCGAGGCCTCTGTGGAAGAACGGCTCAAAGGCGATAAACCACTGAAAAAAGCCCCGTCACAGGACGACACAGACCTGGCGAAACAGGTTGAAAACTTGATGATGGGAAAAGTATAA